DNA from Rhipicephalus microplus isolate Deutch F79 chromosome 5, USDA_Rmic, whole genome shotgun sequence:
gcggggtatgcaattagccttagaaaaaggtctaatgcagagccagtttaaagcgagcagcaggtgctggctaaccaactttatgaagaggaaaggcttttccttccgaaggcgaacgggcatatgcgaaaagttttgcggaggagtacgatgaaaagcttcacagttttcagaggttcgttctaaacttgcggcacaacaacggctacctgcttaggcaaatcgggaatgccgatcagacgcctctttactttgacatgcctggcaccacaaccgtcgagaagaagggggcgaagcaagttcgcgtgctgacatcggtccacagTAAAACTACAgcgacggcaatgctctgttacacgtcagatgggcacaagcttcccccgtacctcatatttaaatggaagacgctcccgaaacgagtcgttttttcgagtggtatGATCATgcaggccagcgagaaaaatgggtgcgcgctgcaatcgatgtcttattctttttttttcgtcatggaaatcgggtgcacgttacaatcgagggcgcgatgAACTCCCATGGGAACTCCCATTATGAACTCCCGTGCGAAGCAGTCTgtcagtggaggcggctggcggcagtcctaggTCAAGCTTTGTAACAtttcgtatcagcagattaagtttttgtttctctgctgtcttcaggttgaggtagggagtcccgtacgttatgcggctgtaaaggagagcttgtactatttttagggtgtcgtgctctttgaagccactgcggcggttagccacccttcggattaggtgggtgagctgcgtcacagtgttctgcagccggggtagggcagcggagccagacccatctttatgtataTGTAGTCCAAGGACCCGAAGCGTGTCAGCTGGTGGTATTTGGACTCTctgtagaaagacttgtgggtcaggagtgtcgtagcttggtggtctaccccgggtgcgtgccacaagtactaacagttccgacttttccggagcacattagaggccgcaggtcttgagatatCCTTCAGTGATGTTCTTCAGATATCCTTCAGATATTCTGCGAGTTGTACATTGCTGTGAAGGTTCAAGTGTTACATGTGCCATGCATTACCTTTTTTCATTATCAATATGTATTTCTTCCCTTTAAAAGCAGCCACTGCAAACAGTTTTGTCAATTCCGTACCAAACTGCAACTTCGATTACCCGTGACCGCTACCGAAAAGCACCGAATGGTAATTAGGCCTAGCCATTTGACATGTTGTCGCAGGAAGTTCTGCCAAGGCAGCATGAAGACCAGGTACCGAGAGGATCACACTCAACCACTGAACCAATAGCAGGGCGTGTGATAAGTTTGCGTTCAAAGTCATGAGATTGATGACTACAAAAGCCCGCCAAACTTTCATAAATCCACGCACACTGACAGCAAAGACGAAAGCCCATGTCATAATGCCATAAATCTTTATGCACGAGGTAGCAAACGCAACAAGTGCAATAACAATGACACTTTTCCCGACAGAAAACTCGAAATTCACATGACGACGTGATCGCACGTGACATGAGAACAACTGTCGGCAAACAGCCAGCTACCGCCTCACTAGCACCAGTGCAAAGGCTTGCCTCAGCAGTATGTTCCATTGCCTCACTCCGCGAGCCCAAGCAGTAAggtcttttcatttttttcttgtcttcttccTCTGCTCCTCGTTCAATCGTTATGCGTCCCCTCCTCCTTCGTAACAATGTTGTCGCTCGCTACCCTGCTGCACACCCAGCGCACCTCCTTTGAGAAGCCCACTGGCTACAGCATTTATCACAAAGATTGTTCGACACCCGCATTATAAACGGTCTCTCATCTTCGGGAACTGCACCATGGGAGGGTATGGGAGTTGAAAAAGACTGCGTTGTAACCAGTCCCGCACGACAAGTGGTTATGCTATAAGCCGTCTGCACTGTATTTGAATTCGTTTCAATATTGTTCTACCAAAATCATTATTTACATCGAAATGACTCCAAACCTAAacttcactattcgcacaagcctattcATTTCATAGGAGCTTGCACAAAGAGGGCAATACATAACAACACATGTACTCACCTTCCCTGTGCTCTCAGCATTCTGTTTCATTGTCCCAGTCACTATCATATTCGCTGTCAGAACCGGACTCTGAGTCAGACACTTCAATGGCCACCCTCCTGGCCAATATAGAAGCCACATCATGAGGCTGCGCTGCTTTCTCCACCTGCTTCTGCTTAAAGTCTTCTACTCGCCGTAGCTTGATGCCTGGGAAAGGGCAGACGGGAGGAAGAGAAAAGGAAGACAACAAGTTTAACACTTGCATCACATGACAGCAAATGCAGGCCGAGGATTTTCGATGGATTGTTGAAACTAGTAAACAAGGACAATCATTCAGGATATCATTAATATTTTCCCACTTAGCCTTATGTGGTTTCACTTTCACAAATATAAGCAGACGCATTTTAACAACTCAATACGATATAACAGCACTTTAATCAAATTGCCGCATTTACTTGCGTAATCCTCACACTTGTACAATTCTCATACCTCCATATTGCCCAACAAAAATATACTTTTTTTCCGCGAGTAATTATCACACCCCTGAAAATTGCAGCCATAATGTGGTCTTCTCCTCACAACCAATGGTGATGATGACAACACACGACACATCCTGGCATCATCTTATAAGTAAGTATTATGCATACTATCAACGCACGGCGCCCCAATCTAAtctaagccaagccgaagtggcaaGTGCGTATTGCGATGTGTTACTGTACACTGTGTCCATTCTGTGCTTACGCTGTAGTTACGCTATAAAATGATACAGAAGCTACATGGTTGCTTTtgagttgaaagtgattgatcgtGCACAAAACAATGGCAACAGGGCCACTGGCAGGCACTTTCCGGTTTTCTCTCTTCAGGAGAgttgcttgttgggcaagttggtacatatTTAGTTAACTACAAATGAAGCGACAAAACGCCAAAATGGGAAAAAAACAGAGCAGTAGCAGAGCAGTAGCAATAGTGAACTTTGATTTTAATGGTACATGTGCTATCTCGGCTAGCATCAGTCTGCTTTTAACGCTATACCGTGTGAAAGGAGCACTTCTCTCTGGAGCAACCGTATTACATCAGCGTTTTGCAAGAGTCGCGCGATATCGGATTCAAAAGAGCCGACTGACAGCCTTACTTCCTATAGCATTACAATTTACTGCTATCACATACATTGCATTGAATTCAAAACACCGTCGCGTTGCCAGAGCTAATTAGCTAATCACGAAGGCTACAGCATTGTGAACTCGCAACGCAGCACCAGACTGCAAAGTGCATAACCAGTCAACTTTCGAAGATTCATCATCGTGGTTCTGAACAGCTTCTATTGGCGCCTAATTTGACATTTTCTGGGTAGTAACGAAAGAGTTGtccgcaattaaaaaaaaaggtgaacacATTTGAAGGTGAACAAAGGTGAACATATGTGCGTGCATTGAAATCACGCATGAGCGCACGGCGTCGAAAATGAAGAGAAAGCGGCACGGATATAACagaaaactattcggtaaagcacACTCCATAAGCAGCGTGGCCTCACATACAGGAGGCTAACTAAATGTGTGACAAGGCAAAGTGTCATGCCCTGCAATGCAGTTCAGACTTCTGCAGCTATAGTAGAGTGGCACTGCCAATGCAAAAgtagttttaggggtgaagctccttaaggcatagCCAAGTGCcacgtagtagtagtagccaccgCTAGTACTCAAAGCGCTCACTAGAAGGCGCTGTGGCGCTCGCACCGCTATTACtcgaattgctcactagatggtgctgCGACCCTTGCTCTACTCCGATGCGTGCTCTCGTCTGATGGAAGATCGCGTTCACTCTTGGCACACTTCCTCTTTTGCTGGCAGTCTGTATGCTTAGAGTAAGAGCGACAAAGACAAGGCGATGGAACGGAGGGCCCGTAAAAACGGCTGCAGTGCATGCTCACCGTCTTTACATAATCGACTGGGTAAGATTTACGGAGAATTCACGGTTTACAGATGTATCTCTggtgcttcacccactcatcggCACTCATTCAATGCATATactgttcattttctttttgtagggAGGGGGAGGGCACATCCAAGTGTGGCGGCAAGAACAGCAACGCCAGCTCAATGGGCAGGCCTGCCTGCCTCACGCACACCCGTGCGCAATAACGCTCGCTCTCGCCTGAGAGTCACCAAGGCACACCGTGCACACCGCCACAGTTTAAGACGCGGGCGGTAGCGAGCAAACTGCGAAAGATGCATGCTCGCCCCAACATGACAAAATTCGGGTcaaaattcctagattgtccACGGCGAAAATTAGTTATATTAAAGATGTCCctcgctgttactttgttacaaaGAAGTCTTAAATTAAATACATGCAGTTTTATGGAGTAGCGGCAGGGAATAAAAAAACTTCATAATATTGAGGAATTCATGATATGGAAGTTCGTTACAGTAAGGTTTCTCTGTATTTCTAATAGAATCAACTCATCGCAAGTAATTTCTACAAGAAATGTGATGTGAGAAGGTAGGCAGCACATTCCATCAATAGCTCACCTTCTCTAATCGCAGCCAAGAGGTCACTCCGGGCATCTGTTGGTGGTGCCGGGGTTGTCCCTTTCACGGGGGCAGGGGCtgctctttcttccttctgtacacCTCCTCCTTTGCTGGAGCCAGAGCTCTCAGACTCTGCCAACATACCgttggacaggccgccattgaccATCGCCGGAGCCGCAGTCATTCCATTGGCTGGAGGCAAAGGCGGAGGCGGGGGAGGTGGAGCTGCAGCAATGCTGGCGCCAACTGCAGAATCCATCACAGCATCGGGTGCTGGCGGCGGCGGGGGCAGTTCCATGCTGTCCGCACCTCCGTTGTCCACGCTAGTCTGATGCACCGGAGGCGGAGGTGCGTCCACAACGCAGGGCACAACTGGGCCACCAGCTTCCGgaggcggcggcggtggtggaagTGTTTCTCTCTGGCTTGCCGTTCTATGACGACTGGCACCGCTCGACGGAGTGCCTCCTGTAATGCTCGGCGAAGAGGTCCCGCTGGAAACTGAACCCGTAGTGGGTGGGGCCGGAGGTGGTTGGCTGGGACGAGGCCTACGCGACGGCGTTCCGTTCCCGTTGGCCGGAGAGGCTTGAGGCTGCTGCTCCACGTAAGGGGGTGGAGGCGGGTAGTGGTTCGGCGAATGAGGTGGGACGTGCTCCGAGTAGGCGGGCGGAGGAGGTGGGTAGTGGGCGCCGGGGGTGAGCTCGAGGCTACTTGGGCGCACAGGACCGTCAGGTAGTGTGGCAGGCGGTGCCTGTGGCTGCTGCTGCAGGGGAACGTGAGGCAGGGGTGCTCCCGGTGCTGGTGCCCTGATGTTGTTGTATGGAGTGGTGGTACCGTAGATGGGCGTGTGGTCCAGAAACTCTTGCGTTGTGGCCAGCTGACGGTAGCGTTCCCTCGTGTTGTGCGGTTGCCGCACCTTCTTGTGCTTCTTGCCTTCTGGCCGAACGCGGTTGGGCTGTGGGAagtgggagaaaaaaagaaattgtgagAACGGAAGCAAGCAGTGACTTGGGCTATGGAACCTCCTCCAAAATGCTTTGCTGCTAATGCTAGCGGCTAGATGTGGTCTGTCACTCACTTTCAAGTGCAACTGGCTGGACTAGCGTGAGCGGTATCATTTTAAACCAAGGTGAAGCAGATATAACAAGATAAAGTTGGACAGATGAACATTTTCTGCAAAGCTAAGAAAGAGTTGTGCAATGTTGAGTGTAGGCAATAAACACTGACAAGCGTGTTGCGGGAATGAACCCTGGCTGCAgcagccgcatttttgatggtCGCAAAAATGCTCGAAGCCGGTGTGCTTACATGTAGATGCACATTAAGGGGGTGGACAAGGGTCTTAAAAAGAACTTTATTATCCTACTGTCATGTAAATTACCATGCATGTGTACCAATGAATGGAGATTTCAAACATCTCATTCAGAAAAATATAATTGCAAATTTCCAATTATTAGATAATTTCTTACAGGTTGTTATGGTAGCTCATAATAAGAAAAGTTAGTTTTCAAAACTACATGTTCCCTCCAAAAGATTCATCCTCCGGGCTAAAACAAACTAGATGTCAAAACTATTTCTTTGATTAGAAATAATTTTTAAACTTGGAAGGTAAAAATGAGCTTCAAGTAATTAGCTGGTATTTGTcatttaagggggggcgcggcaagtaaagtgccgattttggtcaaaatatgcgattttctgatttattttttttcgtaatcttcagaccttcaacttccttgttctaaaatattacagcgaaacgtgcgctacaaatcccgcaaatagtgtttttgccgaggctagtcgccgaaaagtgcgaaaaaaaagcccctgaaacggtgttgttcacgccgcacaaacgcgccaagttgttgaccgtgggccgccattttggtagctttggaaagaggagaaagccggcttcccgatggtcgcggtctcgtatttcgccgagtgaaaataaaagcgcgaggagcaagtaaaaaaacgaaaacgaagaacggcaattggctgcgcgggtcacgtggtagcaggcgcgacctcttactggtcaaagctgcgccgcgcaccttggcaaccttggaagcgcgagcgcatctgcggccgccgagtcgagaatcattcggcgtgcgcttcgttttttgccagttggctgtttttgtgatagttcgcgtgctttttttaccaagctttgtttacatcggtggtctcttctgagtgcttgctcatactgcggtgctatgttgtcgcaaaaaaagttccggagcgtccacaagtacggcaagcgtcggaaagcttggaacaaagggcagacgactgcggctgccgtcccagtcgcagttccggacggagcatgctcttcaagcgtcacggagcctctactcagacccttcgctgattgttgtgaggccgagagtgtggaaggtgccacatcgtcgtatgtcagaccgccggatgccgtcgaccgtgatggacgctctcgcgaacccgattgcggtgacaccgcgtcggcagccgttgcaactccgggcgtgcgcgcgtcgaacattctatcgcgagtttcggcccagattccgagcagtgaagaaatcgcgcagcgggcgcagacaaggcgggatgttttggatgccgtagcatcgaaatccgcttcaaagcggaagctcgagcttctgaacgaaggctgcgacgaaaatgacggcggtaaggactccacattcttcattgtaaataagaagatgctgaacggtctgctttcgtcagtaaagtgcaacaagtgcgacgaagggtcgatacgcctcgagactacgcactgccttggactcgcggcgaggatggaacttttttgtgacaattgtggcatagtgaacagtgcgtggtcgtccccgaggtgctccgggcaacaaaaaacgaacccctttgaggtaaacgtgcgtgctttgagggctgtgcagtcagttggcagaaaacaatctgccataaatgacattttttctgcgatggacatttcgcatcgagcactgcaccacaagtcctaccagagactgcaaaggaagtacagccaccctgccaccacatcagctgccacccgcattgaagcagaaagtgcacagaaggtgcatgacatttacaaggacctaggaggagtgccaggcaacattgacgtcatttacgacggcacgtggatgacgagggggcacagaagtcatattggcgtgggctgtgtaatcgagctgtacacaggcttggtcttggaccactgtgtcctgtccaactactgccaaggctgtgctgttggccccaagcctggtgacgacaactatgaggagtggcttgagaaacacaagccacagtgccaaaagaacaccgatgctaatgcaggccaaatggaagtagaagcagcgaggatcatgtttgaaagatcgtttaccaagtacaagcttcgatacatcaatgtgctctgcgacggtgacagccgtacgtaccttgccctcacgcaagacaaggtgtatggctacatgttgattaagaaacaggagtgtgtgaaccatgtgaaaaaaagaatgggcacttccttgcgcaaccttcttgatgagcacaaatccaaaggccgaggactgagcatgggtggcaaaggccggctgacgcagggccttataaagaagttgacgaattattatggctgggccattaagagccacccccaacgatgttcctggcatggagagggccatcatggccacttattaccatgtaacatccacagaccaggatccacaccacgacctgtgcccaagtgggactgactcctggtgcccgcacaatcaggcattggccaagggagagccgctgccgcctcacaaacataaactgccccctcacgtgcgagtggcactgctgccaatctacaagcgcctctcgaacaaagagctccttgaaaggtgtgcgcagggaaaaacccagaacgctgtggagagtatgaacagcctcatttggtcactccagtccaagagccagttcgcctcccttcgaagtgtggaaagtgcagttgcagatgcagtctgccgtttcaatggtggctgcaagagtgcgctgcaagagatcactgctcaactgggcttcaatccaggagactgctctttgcggcgagcagccgaaaaggatgccaaaagggtgaagagggctcaaaaggcgcattgttccacgacaaagaagcgcaaaactgggttgcgctctacagaggccaaggccacagcatctcaggattactgcccaggaggattctgagtgttttaggcatgttgtgaacttccaaacaagagtgaactttcaaagtcagttttctcaactcttgattttcgcctatgtgccttcgctagaacatctgtcattttttaacaaagactgatagagtcgttccgttttttgcactaggctcaggaggcctttagcagtgcaataaagctttatctctcttcttactcatcatttaaaatttttagaacacattttataattactgcgatgtgtgcgcaaaacaacatccatgttttggaaattttatttatggttacaagaactagaaaaatcaactaatagcttctttgcacaagttgatgctttgggaacataataatatgaaaaaataatttcatttagcaataattatctctttaaatgtgaagagcattaattagtataattatgcttgtaactcaaaaagtacaagaggtatttgaaaacggttttcatatttggaatcctcacaatcatccacatacacacaccaaatttcatcacaaacagtacattaataaaaaaattagttttacttgccacgtccccccttaattaTAATTCTATCAAggttgaaagaaaaatgaaagcttTAGCCTGCAGTTGAAGTgctgcagaaaaaaatggcaccaaTTTTGTTTAGATATCTTCACAAAAACCTGCTCAAAACTTTCGTAAGGCACATTCACTTCACAAAGATAACAATGCGAAGAAACTTATGTATtcagttttaaaaatgtttgtaatTTCATATAATAAGCTCTTACCAAAAAGAAATGGTATTTTCCCATAATATAAAGCTTTTCCGAAACACACTTTGGATTATAAATACCTCAAATTGCAATTGTTgaaagtcagcactttttttccaTTTTATGCTATTTTAAGACCCTTGTCCCCGTTAACGAAACCTAGGTgttcgaatttccggagccctccactacagcatctgtcataatcaatgattgtttttggacgttaaaccccaacaattaaaaATTACCACTTGCTGACAAGATTTCTTAGCGATATGTGTAGTAGTATTTCAATTATGTGATGCCCGGATTTTAAGGCGTTATTGCATGGTCAGCTCAATGCCACACAATCGAGGTTCCACTGCATTTCAAAAACTCCAGTAACAAGCTCTGGTCGTAGCTATAAAATGATCGTCATCCTGTACAAGCACACACTCAATCACTGCAAGGTGTGGCCCCTAATTAGTGTTTGTCATCCATATGTtcccttgttatttttttttttaggggacCAGTGTGGTACCTTGTGGGATTCGCCGAACTTTCGTGGCAAATATACGATACACGAGTTTTACTGCAGCTGTTATGGTCGAGGTTTGCCTTTGTGTTTTGGATAGAAAGCAAGAAGGAAAGGTAACAAGTACTAAAGAAAAGGTGAGGAAGCAattagagagagagaagaaatactaaaacaagaaaacacgagagaaagaaagagaaagaaaacaaatagaaagacagaaaaacaaacacacagacacagactaaaaaaaaaataaagagagcaaGCTTAGCCGTGTACAGTGTAGTATAACAAGGGGTgagaaagaaaggagagaagGCAAAAGCCTATCCAAGTCGGGACCAGTAAGGTGCCCACCAGCCCTGCTGCGACCCAGCTTAGCATAACTTGGCGCAAGCTGCATCCATTCTTTATCAGCATGGTCATAAAACGCTGCCAATCAGTAGTCAATGCTCCCGAGGGATTGAGCCGGACATTATAaagcagcatgcggcctggaattttTTACTAATACTCAAAGCTAGCTAGAAGTTGTTCCCTCTTCTTTCGACAAATGATGCCATGAACTTTTACAGTCGAAACTTGCTAGTACGAAATCCCCGCAGAAACGAAATATTTCCGGATACCCGGCGAAcattcatagaagcccatgtattacaTATCTCGCGGCAAcaaaatgtttttggacagcgatcccgcattaacgaattttctaccacgGTGCAGGAATCATTTTACCCTCCCGCCAAAGGGtaactgtcgaaaatatgctcgtatgcgtgttatgcgtactcaaaatttgtaaacgtctgcttttgcCGCGCTAGCACGAGTAccaccatttttctttacttAAATCGGCGATGGGGTCTGTGTCCAGCAACATGCCTGGCCACACTGCAGCAGGGGATTGCAAATGATCATGCTGGAGTGCAGATGACGCCGTCGGACGAGCTCTACAGGCCGAAGCAACACCAACAGTTGGAATCGATCAAAACGACCAAGAGAAGACTGGAACTGGTGGCGAAACCGAGATGAGGTTACAATGGCGCCTGAGAAAAGCTTGACGCCGGATGTGGATTCTCCGTTGATcgcggaaaaagaaaagaacggcAACAATATCATCATGTTAAGCAGCCTTTAGCGACACCATTAGGGGGCGACACAATCCCATCCTGCATTGCTTCCGTCATTTCCGTAGCCTCACACACGTGAGCGTCGCGAGTTGTGTTGTGTGTGGCCGTTTGCGTGAAAGTGCTATGGGTGGCTACCGGCACATCGACTCTTGCTAAAATTCCCCCGCCAGCCAAAAAGCGGAAGTTTCTGTCGCTTTTTGTCATGTACAAGGAAGTGGCCGACGAGGCCATTATCGAAAGTGTGCGCGAAGCTGATGACACCGAGGACCAAGAAGAGACGCACGCGGAGAAACCcaacccgcgggttgttttggGTGCGCTGGACACCCTTCGCTCCTTCTTCGGTGCACATGACGAGGACGTAGCAAAGAACCATTTTTTGCAGTgcgaagggagagctttgaagttgttgcatggcaagggtcggcaaagtaggttgaccgacttctggcaataaatttttgttctgctggccgtatcactgtATTTATGTTGCGtactcgcggcaacgaaattctcgCGAAAACGAAATTTTGCGGTTTCCCTGACGATTTCGTCACTGCGGCAGCATCGTGAGCGGCCGAGTTACCGGGAACACCATGAGATTCCACGATGAGCATGGGCACTAACTCGCAGTCAACTTAATTAAGGTAAGCTccgcattcgaagaaaaacaaaGCACTCAAAACCATGATGTGCACTGACGAACTGACACATTTTTTTGTTCCCTTGTCACCTCCCTCCTACAAAGCTTTCAGCGTGCTCGCTGGCACAAAGAGAAAAGGCTCTTAAAGCGTGCGACAAATCcctgtaactctgctcgtacttaTCAGATCTCAAAAATTTTTGCTGCAGTCAACCTGCAAGGCAGTAAATCTCTTAAAGCGATCAAATCCTCGTCTTTCAAATGTGACCATTTAATTTAGTCACAAATGCTACCAGTAAGGAAAGCGCTTCCATCACTAGATTTTATACCGTTGCCAgcttcatttgaaaagaaactcgCACGCACCACAAATACGAAGGTAAGACACAGATGTGCAGGTTAAAGC
Protein-coding regions in this window:
- the SCAR gene encoding wiskott-Aldrich syndrome protein family member 3 SCAR isoform X2 — its product is MPLVQRLIEPVHVSRGTLPLDARGAPAVQVPSELECVTNGSLANVVRQLSSLSKHAHDLFGALFQDATALVTRAAALQERVDRLALKVTQLDSTVEEVSLQDIHMRKAFRSSIVYDQQVVCRGTMPAGMLEMYQACDKPPPLDKLNPYRDDGKDGLKSYTDPDYFFELWRREMLKDTERIMLDRGKKPNRVRPEGKKHKKVRQPHNTRERYRQLATTQEFLDHTPIYGTTTPYNNIRAPAPGAPLPHVPLQQQPQAPPATLPDGPVRPSSLELTPGAHYPPPPPAYSEHVPPHSPNHYPPPPPYVEQQPQASPANGNGTPSRRPRPSQPPPAPPTTGSVSSGTSSPSITGGTPSSGASRHRTASQRETLPPPPPPPEAGGPVVPCVVDAPPPPVHQTSVDNGGADSMELPPPPPAPDAVMDSAVGASIAAAPPPPPPPLPPANGMTAAPAMVNGGLSNGMLAESESSGSSKGGGVQKEERAAPAPVKGTTPAPPTDARSDLLAAIREGIKLRRVEDFKQKQVEKAAQPHDVASILARRVAIEVSDSESGSDSEYDSDWDNETEC
- the SCAR gene encoding wiskott-Aldrich syndrome protein family member 3 SCAR isoform X1 — protein: MPLVQRLIEPVHVSRGTLPLDARGAPAVQVPSELECVTNGSLANVVRQLSSLSKHAHDLFGALFQDATALVTRAAALQERVDRLALKVTQLDSTVEEVSLQDIHMRKAFRSSIVYDQQVVCRGTMPAGMLEMYQACDKPPPLDKLNPYRDDGKDGLKSYTDPDYFFELWRREMLKDTERIMLDRGKKLVHSKDGAEPNRVRPEGKKHKKVRQPHNTRERYRQLATTQEFLDHTPIYGTTTPYNNIRAPAPGAPLPHVPLQQQPQAPPATLPDGPVRPSSLELTPGAHYPPPPPAYSEHVPPHSPNHYPPPPPYVEQQPQASPANGNGTPSRRPRPSQPPPAPPTTGSVSSGTSSPSITGGTPSSGASRHRTASQRETLPPPPPPPEAGGPVVPCVVDAPPPPVHQTSVDNGGADSMELPPPPPAPDAVMDSAVGASIAAAPPPPPPPLPPANGMTAAPAMVNGGLSNGMLAESESSGSSKGGGVQKEERAAPAPVKGTTPAPPTDARSDLLAAIREGIKLRRVEDFKQKQVEKAAQPHDVASILARRVAIEVSDSESGSDSEYDSDWDNETEC